The stretch of DNA GCGCAGGCGGTGAGCAGCACGCCGGTGTGGTGGTGCTGGAGGGTGGCGCCCAGCAGCATGCCGGTGGCCGAGGCGAGCACGGCGCCGGCGATCCGGGGTGCGCGCAGGGCGGTGGGTTCGATCCGGTCGTTGAGGGTCGCGTGCATCGCGCCGAGCCCGGCGAAGACGCCGAGGTCGAGCCGGCCGGCCAGCAGGCCGAGCAGCAGCGGGGTGGCCATCCCGAGCGCGGCCCGGGTGATCAGCGCCCACAGCAGCGGCGGGCGCACCGGTCGGGCGGCGTGCGCCCACCAGGCGCGCGGGCTGCCGGGGGCTGGCACGGGGTCGGGCCCTTCCAGGGGTGCTGCTCGGGACGCCGGCAGTCTATCGAGGGTGGCGGGGCGGGGGCGCAGGCCTGATCGTTCGCTCCCGGACCACCCGTCCGGTGGTGTCGGCGGGGCGGGCCCGGCCAGCAGGGTGGCCCCATGACCACAGACACCCTGCCGGCCGCCGCAGCCCCGGCCGGCCCCACCCTGCGGCGGGTCGCCACCACGGCCTTCCTGGGCACCGCGATCGAGTACTACGACTTCTTCATCTACGGCACGGCCGCCGCCCTGGTCTTCGGCCGGGTCTTCTTCCCCGGCCTCGGCGCCTCGGGGGCGCTGCTGGCCGCCTTCTCGGTGTACGCGGTGGCCTTCCTGGCCCGGCCGCTCGGCGCCGTGCTCTTCGGCCACTTCGGCGACCGGCTGGGCCGCAAGACCACCCTGGTGGTCTCGCTACTGCTGATGGGCCTCTCCACGGTGGCCGTCGGCCTGCTGCCCGGGTACACCGCCTGGGGCTGGTGGGCGCCGCTGGTACTGCTGCTGCTCCGCGCCTGCCAGGGCATCGGCCTGGGCGGGGAGTGGGGCGGCGCGGCGCTGCTGCTGGCCGAGCACGCCCCGCCGGGGCAGCGCGGGCGGTACGGCGCGTACCTCCAGCTGGGCCCCTGCGTCGGTTTCGTGCTGGCCACCGGCGTCTTCCTGGCCCTCTCCGAGGGGCTCGACGAGGCGGCCTTCCTGAGCTGGGGCTGGCGGGTGCCGTTCCTGGCCTCGGCGGCGCTGGTGCTGGTCGGGCTCTTCGTCCGGCTGCGGATCAAGGAGAGCCGGGTCTTCACCGAGCAGGCGGCCGAGGCGGCGGCCGGGCCGGTGCCGGTGGTCGAGCTGCTGCGGCGGCACGGGCGGGTGGTGCTGCTCGGGGGCTGCGCCACCATGATCGGGTACGCCCTCTTCTACCTGACCACCACCTTCTCGCTGGCCTACGCGACCACCCAGCTCGGCATCTCCCGGGGCCTGGTGCTCGGGCTGCTGCTGGTCGGCGCGGTGGGCAAGGGCCTGGCGGCCTGGTGGACGGCCGGGCGCAGCGACCGGTGGGGGCGGCGGCGGATGCTCCAGGGCGCGGCGGCGCTGGCGGCAGGGTGGTCGCTGGTCTTCTTCCCGATGTTGGAGAGCGGGAGGACGGCGTACGTGGCGCTGGCGTTGTGCGGGGGGATGGTGGTGCTGGGCTGTCTGTTCGGGCCGGTGGCGGCCTTCCTGCCGGAGCTCTTCCCGACGGCCGTCCGCTACTCGGGCGCGGCCCTCACGTACAACATCGGGGGCGTGCTGGGCGGGGCGACGGCCCCGATCGTCGCGAGCCGGCTGACGGCGGTGTACGGGACGGCGGAGCCGGTGGGGTGGTACTTGGCGGGGATGGGAGTTGTTTCGGTGCTCTGTCTGGCATTCAGGGGCGCGGGGAACTGCGCGAAGTCGGAAGCGGCGGTGCTGTGAGCGCAGCTCGGGAGCCAGTGGCACCCGCAACGGACAGTGCAAGTGGGCCACTTCGTAAAGCAGGCGGGCCGTGCATGCTTGGCCGCGCCGTTCCCCGCGCCCCCAAACAGATGATCACGCCCCGGAAATAACCTTCCGGCCCGCCAGCACGATCCGGGTCTGCTCGGTGAGGCGCTGGCCGAGGTGCTCCGCGGTGGCGATGTCGGCCTTGTGGACGGTGGCGGCGTCGCCGTCGACGGGGGTCTGGGCGGCGGCGCCGCCGAAGTAGCCGAGGCGGTTGAGGTCGTACTCGGAGGCGGTGCTGGCGTTCCAGCCGGGGTGCAGGCCGAGGTTGACCCAGGTCATGCCGTGCTGGGCGGCGAGCACCTGGAACCAGGCCAGGGTGGAGCTCTTGTCGCCGGCCTTGGAGCCGGAGTTGGTGAAGCCGGCGGCGAGCTTGTCGCCCCAAGCGCTGGTGAACCAGCGCTTGCTGCTGGCCTCGCCGAAGGCGTGGAAGGCGGCGGAGGCGGTGCCCATGTAGGTGGGGGAGCCGAAGACGATCGCGTCGGCGGCGTCCAGCTGGGCCCACTGCTCCTCGGTGATGGTGTCGACCGCGATCAGCACGGCCTCGCCACCGGCGGCGGCGATGCCCCGGGCGACGGCCTCGGCGAGCACGGCGGTGTGGCCGTAACCGGAGTGGTGGGCGATGGCGACGGTGGGGCGGATCTCGGTCATGGCGGACTGACTCCCGGTGGCGGAGGGGCACTGACTTGCTTGGTCTCCAATTTAGACCAGGTCTCTATTAGAAACCAAGTCCCGAATGGGGACCGAGCGCTATCCTGGGTGGCATGACCGAGCTGTCGTGGGAAGTCGACTCCGAGCCGCAGGCGCCGCAAGCGGCCGAGTGTGTGGAGCAGGCGCAGGTCTACGACGTCCTCGCCGCCATCTGCCCGAGCCGCGCGATCTTCGCGGAGCTGGCCGACAAGTGGTCGCTCCTCCTGCTGGTGAGCCTCGGTCAGCTGGGCGAGCAGCGGTTCTCGGAGCTGCAGCGCTCGGTCACCGGGGTGAGCCGGAAGATGCTGACGCAGTCGCTCCGCACGCTGGAGCGGGACGGCCTGGTGCTGCGCACGGTGCATCCGCAGACGCCGCCCCGGGTGGTCTACAGCCTGCTGCCGCTCGGCCGGGCGCTGGCCGAGCAGGTGGGGCTGCTGGGCAGCTGGGTGGAGCGGAACAGCGAGGCGATGCTGGCCGCTCAGGCGGCCTTCGACGCCGCGCAGCACTGAGTGGGCATTCGGCCTGATCCGGATTTCACACCGGGGCCGATGACCATGTAATGTCTTCCTCGTTGGAACGGCCGGGGGGAAACAACCGGGCGGACCGGCCCCTATAGCTCAGTCGGTAGAGCGTCTCCATGGTAAGGAGAAGGTCTGCGGTTCGATTCCGCATGGGGGCTCCATCAAGAGCACGAAGGCCCTCGCCGTCAGGCGGGGGCCTTCGGCCGTTCCGGGCCCGATCGGGCGAAGCTCGGGTACGCTCCCTGGCGCCCGGGCCCGTGATGCGCTGTGATGGTGCGTCAATGGCTGCTCCCGGCTCCTGTGCGGGCGAGTTGGGCCGGACGGGGAGTGGAGGGCGCCGTGGGCGTTCGGCTCGTGGTGGTCGACGACCACCGGTTACTGGCTGAGGCCCTGGCGTCGGCCTTGCAGCAGCGGGGCCACCGGGTGGTGGGCCTGGGTTCGCCCGCCGGGGCCGTCTGCGAGGTGGTGGCGGGCCGGCGGCCGGAGGTCTGCCTGCTCGGGGTGGACGGCCCGGGCGGCCCGGAGGACTTCGAGCCGGTGCGGCGGCTGCGCCGGGAGCGTCCGGAAGTGTCGGTGGTGGTGCTCGGGCCCGCCGACGAGCCCGGCCGGGTGGCCGCGGCCTTCGCGGCGGGGGCGGCGGGGTACGTCCGCAGCGACGAGCGGATCGAAGTGGTGGAGCGGGCGATGGTCCGCGTCCGGGCCGGTGAGGCGGCGGTGGCCGTCGAGGTACTCCAGCTGGCCTTCGACCGGCTGCTGCGGCCGGTGGCCGAGCAGGACGGCGAGGCGATCCGGCTGCTGCGGCTGCTCACCCACCGCGAGGTGCAGGTGCTGGTGCGGATCGCCGAGGGCGAGGACACCTCGGCCATCGCGACGGGGATGGGGATCGCCCCCAGTACGGCGCGCACCCATGTGCAGCGTGTGTTGATGAAACTCGGGGCCCGGACCCGCCTGGAGGCGGCCGCCGTGGCCGCCCGGACCGGTCTGCTGGACCGGGTGGACCGCCCCCGCGGCTGAGCCCTCAGCTCCTTCACCCCGGACGCGCACGTCCGGAACTCGCCCGTGTCCCGCCCCAAGTGTTGACCTGTGGTGGATTCTGTTTGATTATGTTCCCGCTGGGAGACACGGAAGGCGGAGGGCGTGAAGAAGACCACGACCAAGCTCGCGGACGGCCGCGAGCTGATCTACTACGACGCGGACGAGTCCCTGGTCCGCGACGCAGCCGATCAGCGTCCGCTGGAGGCCGCCGCCTCGCACTCCGAGATCCGCCGGGACGCCGCCACCGGCGACTGGGTGACCATCGCCGCCCACCGCCAGGCCCGCACCTACCACCCGCCGGCCGACGAGTGCCCGCTCTGCCCCTCCCGCGAGGGCCGGATGAGCGAGGTGCCCGCCGCCGACTACGACGTGGTGGTGTTCGAGAACCGCTTCCCCTCGCTCTCCGCCGAGACCGAGACCGACACCGACGCCGCAGCTGTCGCCGTCGCCGAGGCGATCGGCGGGGCGATCGGTGAGGCCGGCGGCGGGGAGGGCGCGGCCGGGCTGCACGCCCACGAGCCCGGCACCGGCCGTTGCGAGGTGGTCTGCTTCACCGCCGAGCACGCCGTCTCCTTCGCCGACCTCAGCGAGGCCAAGGCCGCCCTGGTGCTGGCCGCCTGGACGGACCGGACGGCCGAGCTCTCCCGACTGGGCGGGGTGCAGCAGGTCTTCCTGTTCGAGAACCGGGGCGCCGAGATCGGGGTGACGCTGGCCCACCCCCACGGGCAGGTCTACGCGTTCCCGTTCGTCACCCCGCGCACCGTGAAGATGATCGCCGCGGCCGACCTGCACCGCGAGCGCACCGGCGGCAACCTCTTCGAGGACCTGCTCGCCGCCGAGCTCGCCACCCCCGACCGGGTGGTCCTGACCGGCGAGCACTGGACGGCCTTCGTCCCGTACGCCGCCCGCTGGCCGTACGAGGTGCACCTCTACCCGAACCGCCGGGTGGCCGACCTGACCGGCCTGAACGAGGCCGAGCGGGCCGAGTTCCCGGGTCTGTACCTGGAGCTGCTGCGCCGCTTCGACCGACTGTTCGTCGAGCCCGGGCAGCCCGCCGCCCCCACCCCGTACATCTCGGCCTGGCACCAGGCGCCGATCCACCGGGGGGAGGAGCTGGCGCTGCATCTGGAGCTCTTCACCATCCGTCGTACGGTAGGCAAGCTCAAGTTCCTGGCCGGGGTCGAATCCGGCATGGACGCGTTCGTCAACGATGTGTCGCCCGAGGCGGCGGCGCAGCGCCTGCGGGAGGTCGCATCATGAGTAAGTACCTGGTCACCGGTGGTGCCGGTTACGTCGGCAGCGTGGTCGCCGCCCACCTGCTGGAGGCGGGGCACCAGGTGACCGTGCTCGACGACCTCTCCACCGGCTTCCAGCGGGCCGTGCCGGCCGGGGCCGAGTTCGTCCGGGGCCGGATCCAGGACGCCGGCGAGCTGCTCGACGGCTCCTACGAGGGCGTGCTGCACTTCGCCGCCTCCTCGCAGGTCGGCGAGTCGGTGGCCGACCCGGAGAAGTACTGGCGCAACAACGTGGCCGGCTCGCTCGAGCTGGTCTCCGCGATGCGCAAGGCGGGCGTGCGCAAGCTGGTCTTCTCCTCCACCGCCGCCGTCTACGGCGAGCCCGAGGTCTCCCCGATCGCCGAGACCGCGCGCACCGCGCCGACCAACTGCTACGGCGCCACCAAGCTGGCCGTGGACCACCTGATCACCAGCGAGGCCGTCGCGCACGGCCTGGCCGCCGTCTCCCTGCGCTACTTCAACGTGGCCGGGGCCTACCGCAGCGCCTCCGGCGCCGTCTACGGCGAGCTGCACGAGCCCGAGTCGCACCTGATCCCGCTGGTCTTCCAGGCCGCGCTCGGCCAGCGCCCGCACATCTCCGTCTACGGCGAGGACTACCCGACCCCGGACGGCACCTGCATCCGCGACTACATCCACGTGGCCGACCTGGCCGAGGCGCACCTGCTCGCGCTGGGCGCCGCCAAGACCGGCGAGCACCTGATCTGCAACCTCGGCAACGGCAGCGGCTTCTCGGTCCGCGAGGTGATCGAGTCCGTCCGCCGGGTCACCGGCCGCGAGTTCACCGTGGTCGCCACCGAGCGCCGCCCCGGCGACCCGGCCACCCTGGTCGCCTCCGCCCGGCGCGCCCACGAGGCGCTCGGCTGGACCCCCCGCCGTCCCGAGCTCGACGACATCGTCGCCGACGCCTGGCAGTTCACCCTGGAGAACCGTGTCTGACCTCCTGGCCGCCTTCGAGGCCACCTACGGCGCCGCCCCGGCCGGGGTCTGGGCGGCGCCCGGCCGCGTCAACCTGATCGGTGAGCACACCGACTACAACGACGGCTACGTGCTGCCGGCGGCCATCCCGTACACCGCCCGGGCCGCCGTGCGCCCGCGCACCGACGGGGTGCTGCGGCTCTACAGCGAGCAGGGCGACGGCGTGGTCACCGAGCTGCGGGTCGAGGAGCTGGCCCCCGGCTCCGTCGCCGGCTGGGCCCAGTACCCCGCCGCGGTGGTCTGGGCGCTGCGCGAGGCCGGGCACGAGGTCGGCGGCGCCGACGTCTACCTGACCAGCGACGTGCCCGGCGGCGCCGGGCTCTCCTCCTCCGCCGCGCTGGAGTGCGTGGTCGCCATCGCCTACCGCGACCTGCACGGGCTCGACCTGGACGCCACCGCGCTGGCGCTGCTGGCCCAGCGGGCCGAGAACGCCTTCGTCGGGGTGCCCTGCGGGGTGATGGACCAGATGGCCTCCACCGCCTGCACCGAGGGTGCGGCGCTCTTCCTGGACACCCGCACCATGACCGGCCGTCAGGTGCCGCTCGACCTGGCCGGCCAGGGCCTGCGGCTGCTTGTGATCGACACCCGGGTCAAGCACGACCTCGGCGACGGCGCCTACGCCGAGCTGCGGGCCGGCTGCGAGCGGGCGGCCGGGCTGCTGGGCCTCGCGGCGCTGCGCGACCTCACCCCGGAGGAGCTGCCCGGGGCGCTGGACCGGCTGCCCGCCGAGCTCCGGCCCCTGGTCCAGCACGTGGTGACCGAGAACCGGCGGGTCGAGCGCGCCGTGGCGCATCTGACGGCGGGTGAACTGGCCGAGCTGGGCCCGATCCTGACCGCCGGGCACGCCTCGCTGCGCGACGACTACCGGGTCTCCTGCCCGGAGACGGACCTCGCGGTCGCCGCCGCCGTCGCGGCCGGCGCGCTCGGGGCCCGGATGACCGGTGGTGGTTTCGGCGGATCCGTTCTGGCCCTG from Kitasatospora sp. MMS16-BH015 encodes:
- a CDS encoding MFS transporter gives rise to the protein MTTDTLPAAAAPAGPTLRRVATTAFLGTAIEYYDFFIYGTAAALVFGRVFFPGLGASGALLAAFSVYAVAFLARPLGAVLFGHFGDRLGRKTTLVVSLLLMGLSTVAVGLLPGYTAWGWWAPLVLLLLRACQGIGLGGEWGGAALLLAEHAPPGQRGRYGAYLQLGPCVGFVLATGVFLALSEGLDEAAFLSWGWRVPFLASAALVLVGLFVRLRIKESRVFTEQAAEAAAGPVPVVELLRRHGRVVLLGGCATMIGYALFYLTTTFSLAYATTQLGISRGLVLGLLLVGAVGKGLAAWWTAGRSDRWGRRRMLQGAAALAAGWSLVFFPMLESGRTAYVALALCGGMVVLGCLFGPVAAFLPELFPTAVRYSGAALTYNIGGVLGGATAPIVASRLTAVYGTAEPVGWYLAGMGVVSVLCLAFRGAGNCAKSEAAVL
- a CDS encoding flavodoxin family protein → MTEIRPTVAIAHHSGYGHTAVLAEAVARGIAAAGGEAVLIAVDTITEEQWAQLDAADAIVFGSPTYMGTASAAFHAFGEASSKRWFTSAWGDKLAAGFTNSGSKAGDKSSTLAWFQVLAAQHGMTWVNLGLHPGWNASTASEYDLNRLGYFGGAAAQTPVDGDAATVHKADIATAEHLGQRLTEQTRIVLAGRKVISGA
- a CDS encoding helix-turn-helix domain-containing protein, with the translated sequence MTELSWEVDSEPQAPQAAECVEQAQVYDVLAAICPSRAIFAELADKWSLLLLVSLGQLGEQRFSELQRSVTGVSRKMLTQSLRTLERDGLVLRTVHPQTPPRVVYSLLPLGRALAEQVGLLGSWVERNSEAMLAAQAAFDAAQH
- a CDS encoding response regulator transcription factor; the protein is MGVRLVVVDDHRLLAEALASALQQRGHRVVGLGSPAGAVCEVVAGRRPEVCLLGVDGPGGPEDFEPVRRLRRERPEVSVVVLGPADEPGRVAAAFAAGAAGYVRSDERIEVVERAMVRVRAGEAAVAVEVLQLAFDRLLRPVAEQDGEAIRLLRLLTHREVQVLVRIAEGEDTSAIATGMGIAPSTARTHVQRVLMKLGARTRLEAAAVAARTGLLDRVDRPRG
- the galT gene encoding galactose-1-phosphate uridylyltransferase, with the translated sequence MKKTTTKLADGRELIYYDADESLVRDAADQRPLEAAASHSEIRRDAATGDWVTIAAHRQARTYHPPADECPLCPSREGRMSEVPAADYDVVVFENRFPSLSAETETDTDAAAVAVAEAIGGAIGEAGGGEGAAGLHAHEPGTGRCEVVCFTAEHAVSFADLSEAKAALVLAAWTDRTAELSRLGGVQQVFLFENRGAEIGVTLAHPHGQVYAFPFVTPRTVKMIAAADLHRERTGGNLFEDLLAAELATPDRVVLTGEHWTAFVPYAARWPYEVHLYPNRRVADLTGLNEAERAEFPGLYLELLRRFDRLFVEPGQPAAPTPYISAWHQAPIHRGEELALHLELFTIRRTVGKLKFLAGVESGMDAFVNDVSPEAAAQRLREVAS
- the galE gene encoding UDP-glucose 4-epimerase GalE; the encoded protein is MSKYLVTGGAGYVGSVVAAHLLEAGHQVTVLDDLSTGFQRAVPAGAEFVRGRIQDAGELLDGSYEGVLHFAASSQVGESVADPEKYWRNNVAGSLELVSAMRKAGVRKLVFSSTAAVYGEPEVSPIAETARTAPTNCYGATKLAVDHLITSEAVAHGLAAVSLRYFNVAGAYRSASGAVYGELHEPESHLIPLVFQAALGQRPHISVYGEDYPTPDGTCIRDYIHVADLAEAHLLALGAAKTGEHLICNLGNGSGFSVREVIESVRRVTGREFTVVATERRPGDPATLVASARRAHEALGWTPRRPELDDIVADAWQFTLENRV
- the galK gene encoding galactokinase, translating into MSDLLAAFEATYGAAPAGVWAAPGRVNLIGEHTDYNDGYVLPAAIPYTARAAVRPRTDGVLRLYSEQGDGVVTELRVEELAPGSVAGWAQYPAAVVWALREAGHEVGGADVYLTSDVPGGAGLSSSAALECVVAIAYRDLHGLDLDATALALLAQRAENAFVGVPCGVMDQMASTACTEGAALFLDTRTMTGRQVPLDLAGQGLRLLVIDTRVKHDLGDGAYAELRAGCERAAGLLGLAALRDLTPEELPGALDRLPAELRPLVQHVVTENRRVERAVAHLTAGELAELGPILTAGHASLRDDYRVSCPETDLAVAAAVAAGALGARMTGGGFGGSVLALVPSEELDQIAAAVTTAFAEAGYGSPRTFAATPAAGAHRVS